Proteins from a single region of Pseudomonas fulva:
- a CDS encoding glutathione S-transferase — MITVHHLNNSRSQRILWLLEELGVEYQIKRYERDPKTLLAPPELRAVHPLGKSPVVTDGDLTLAESGAIIDYLANRYGPHLLPPAESPERLRCNYWLHYAEGSAMPPLLLKLVFDKVESSPMPFFVKPIARGIARKVKSAFVTPQLKLHLDYLESELATSTWFAGETFSAADIQLSFPLEAAAARAGLDASRPRLMAFLERIHARPAYRRALEKGGEYAYAR; from the coding sequence ATGATCACCGTCCACCACCTCAACAACTCGCGTTCGCAGCGCATCCTCTGGCTGCTCGAAGAACTGGGCGTCGAGTACCAGATCAAGCGCTACGAGCGTGACCCGAAGACCCTGCTCGCCCCGCCGGAGCTGCGCGCCGTGCACCCGCTGGGCAAGTCGCCGGTGGTCACCGACGGCGACCTGACCCTGGCCGAGTCCGGCGCCATCATCGACTACCTCGCCAACCGCTACGGCCCGCACCTGCTGCCCCCCGCCGAGAGCCCCGAACGCCTGCGCTGCAATTACTGGCTGCACTACGCGGAGGGTTCAGCCATGCCACCGCTGCTGCTCAAGCTGGTGTTCGACAAGGTGGAAAGCAGCCCGATGCCGTTCTTCGTCAAACCCATCGCCCGGGGCATCGCCCGGAAGGTCAAGAGCGCCTTCGTCACGCCGCAACTCAAGCTGCACCTGGACTACCTGGAAAGCGAGCTGGCCACGAGCACCTGGTTCGCCGGCGAAACGTTCAGCGCCGCCGACATCCAGCTGAGCTTTCCGCTGGAAGCCGCCGCGGCGCGCGCCGGCCTGGACGCCAGCCGCCCGCGTCTGATGGCCTTTCTCGAACGCATCCACGCCCGCCCCGCCTACCGCCGCGCCCTGGAGAAGGGCGGCGAATACGCCTACGCTAGGTGA
- a CDS encoding M23 family metallopeptidase has translation MRSLILLLTLCLALPAHAEGFISRLLNKPVPGGVAVVDLGNSASAPSATYQGKPVLVVKEDGQRWIAIVGIPLSVKPGTQQIESAGQRLSFQVSNKKYVEQRITIKNQQQVNPNAKNLARIEKELAEQTRAYRQFSPRQPSNLLFDKPVNGPLSSPFGLRRFFNGEERNPHSGLDFAANRGTPIKAPAAGKVILVGDYFFNGKTVFVDHGQGLISMFCHLSEIGVKVGDELPRGGVLGKVGATGRATGPHLHWNVSLNDARVDPAIFIGAFKP, from the coding sequence ATGCGTTCACTGATATTGCTGCTCACCCTGTGCCTCGCCCTGCCCGCCCACGCCGAAGGCTTTATCAGCCGGCTGCTCAACAAACCGGTGCCTGGCGGCGTGGCGGTGGTCGACCTGGGCAACAGCGCCAGTGCACCCAGTGCCACCTATCAGGGCAAGCCGGTGCTGGTGGTAAAAGAGGACGGGCAACGCTGGATCGCCATCGTCGGCATCCCGCTGAGCGTGAAGCCCGGCACCCAGCAGATCGAATCCGCCGGCCAGCGCCTGAGCTTCCAGGTGAGCAACAAGAAGTACGTCGAGCAGCGCATCACCATCAAGAACCAGCAGCAGGTCAATCCCAACGCCAAGAACCTTGCGCGCATCGAGAAGGAGCTGGCCGAGCAGACCCGCGCCTACCGGCAGTTCAGCCCGCGCCAGCCGAGCAACCTGCTGTTCGACAAGCCGGTCAATGGGCCGCTGTCGAGCCCCTTCGGCCTGCGCCGCTTCTTCAACGGTGAAGAACGCAACCCGCACTCCGGGCTGGATTTCGCCGCCAACCGCGGCACGCCGATCAAGGCGCCGGCGGCCGGCAAGGTGATCCTGGTGGGCGACTACTTCTTCAATGGCAAGACGGTGTTCGTCGACCATGGCCAGGGCCTGATCAGCATGTTCTGCCACCTCTCGGAGATCGGCGTGAAGGTTGGCGACGAGCTGCCCCGCGGCGGCGTGCTCGGCAAGGTCGGCGCCACTGGCCGCGCCACCGGGCCGCACCTGCACTGGAACGTCAGCCTCAACGACGCACGGGTCGACCCGGCGATCTTCATTGGTGCCTTCAAGCCTTGA